From Pseudomonas sp. stari2, a single genomic window includes:
- the rep gene encoding DNA helicase Rep, which translates to MSRLNPRQQEAVNYVGGPLLVLAGAGSGKTSVITRKIAHLIQNCGIRAQYIVAMTFTNKAAREMKERVGTLLRAGEGRGLTVCTFHNLGLNIIRKEHERLGYKPGFSIFDETDVKSLMTDIMQKEYAGDDGVDEIKNMIGAWKNDLILPAEALENARNPKEQTAAIVYTHYQRTLKAFNAVDFDDLILLPVKLFEEHADILEKWQNKVRYLLVDEYQDTNASQYLLVKMLIGKRNQFTVVGDDDQSIYAWRGARPENLMLLKDDYPSLKVVMLEQNYRSTSRILRCANVLISNNPHEFEKQLWSEMGHGDEIRVIRCRNEDAEAERVAMEILSLHLRTDRPYSDFAILYRGNYQAKLIELKLQHHQVPYRLSGGNSFFGRQEVKDLMAYFRLIVNPDDDNAFLRVINVPRREIGSTTLEKLGNYATERKISMYAATDELGLGEHLDSRFTDRLSRFKRFMDKVREQCAGEDPISALRSMVMDIDYENWLRTNSSSDKAADYRMSNVWFLIEALKNTLEKDEDGEMTVEDAIGKLVLRDMLERQQEEEDGAEGVQMMTLHASKGLEFPYVFIMGMEEEILPHRSSIEADTIEEERRLAYVGITRARQTLAFTFAAKRKQYGEIIDCAPSRFLDELPPDDLAWEGNDDTPTEVKAVRGNSALADIRAMLKR; encoded by the coding sequence ATGTCCCGACTCAATCCCCGGCAGCAAGAAGCCGTGAACTACGTCGGCGGCCCTCTATTGGTGCTCGCCGGTGCTGGCTCCGGCAAGACCAGCGTGATCACGCGCAAGATTGCGCACCTGATCCAGAACTGCGGCATCCGTGCCCAGTACATCGTCGCCATGACCTTCACCAACAAGGCCGCGCGCGAGATGAAGGAACGGGTCGGCACCCTGCTGCGTGCCGGCGAAGGTCGTGGCCTGACGGTCTGCACCTTCCACAACCTGGGCCTGAACATCATCCGCAAGGAACATGAACGGCTGGGCTACAAACCCGGTTTCTCGATCTTCGACGAAACCGACGTCAAGTCCCTGATGACTGACATCATGCAGAAGGAATACGCGGGCGACGACGGCGTCGACGAGATCAAGAACATGATCGGCGCCTGGAAAAACGACCTGATCCTGCCGGCTGAAGCCCTGGAAAACGCCCGCAATCCCAAGGAACAGACCGCTGCCATCGTCTACACCCACTACCAGCGCACGCTCAAGGCGTTCAACGCAGTGGACTTCGACGACCTGATCCTGCTGCCGGTGAAGCTCTTCGAAGAGCACGCCGACATCCTCGAGAAGTGGCAGAACAAGGTGCGTTACCTGCTGGTGGACGAATACCAGGACACCAACGCCAGCCAGTATCTGCTGGTGAAAATGCTCATCGGCAAACGCAACCAGTTCACCGTGGTGGGCGACGACGACCAGTCGATCTACGCCTGGCGCGGTGCGCGGCCGGAAAACCTGATGCTGCTCAAGGACGACTATCCGTCCCTGAAAGTGGTGATGCTGGAGCAGAACTACCGCTCCACCAGCCGCATCCTGCGCTGTGCAAACGTCCTGATTTCGAACAACCCCCACGAATTCGAAAAGCAGCTGTGGAGTGAGATGGGCCACGGTGACGAGATCCGCGTGATCCGCTGCCGCAACGAGGACGCCGAAGCCGAGCGCGTGGCCATGGAAATCCTCAGCCTGCACTTGCGCACCGACCGCCCGTACAGCGATTTCGCGATCCTCTATCGCGGCAACTACCAGGCCAAGCTGATCGAGCTGAAACTGCAGCACCACCAGGTGCCGTACCGTTTGAGCGGCGGCAACAGCTTCTTCGGGCGTCAGGAAGTCAAAGACCTGATGGCCTACTTCCGCCTGATCGTGAACCCGGACGACGACAACGCCTTCCTGCGCGTGATCAATGTGCCGCGCCGCGAAATCGGCTCGACGACCCTGGAAAAACTCGGCAACTACGCCACCGAACGCAAGATCTCGATGTACGCCGCCACCGATGAACTCGGCCTGGGCGAGCATCTGGACAGCCGCTTCACCGATCGCCTGTCGCGCTTCAAGCGTTTCATGGACAAGGTGCGCGAGCAGTGCGCCGGCGAAGACCCGATTTCGGCGCTGCGCAGCATGGTCATGGACATCGACTACGAGAACTGGCTGCGCACCAACAGCTCCAGCGACAAGGCCGCGGACTACCGGATGAGCAACGTCTGGTTCCTGATCGAAGCCTTGAAGAACACCCTGGAAAAAGACGAAGACGGCGAAATGACCGTCGAGGACGCCATCGGCAAACTCGTTCTGCGCGACATGCTCGAACGTCAGCAGGAAGAAGAGGACGGCGCCGAAGGCGTGCAGATGATGACTCTGCATGCGTCCAAGGGTCTGGAGTTCCCTTACGTGTTCATCATGGGCATGGAAGAGGAAATCCTCCCGCACCGCTCCAGCATCGAAGCCGACACCATCGAAGAAGAACGCCGCCTGGCCTACGTGGGCATTACCCGCGCGCGCCAGACCCTGGCATTTACCTTCGCCGCCAAGCGCAAACAGTACGGCGAGATCATCGACTGCGCGCCAAGTCGCTTCCTCGATGAGCTGCCGCCGGACGACCTGGCCTGGGAAGGCAACGACGACACACCGACCGAAGTCAAAGCCGTGCGGGGCAATAGCGCATTGGCTGATATACGCGCGATGTTAAAGCGCTAG
- a CDS encoding xanthine phosphoribosyltransferase: MEALHQKIREQGIVLSDQVLKVDAFLNHQIDPALMKLIGDEFASLFKDSGITKIVTIEASGIAPAIMTGLNLGVPVIFARKQQSLTLTENLLSATVYSFTKKTESTVAISPRHLTSSDRVLIIDDFLANGKASQALISIIKQAGATVAGLGIVIEKSFQGGRAELDSQGYRVESLARVKSLKDGVVTFIE; encoded by the coding sequence ATGGAAGCATTGCACCAGAAAATCCGCGAACAAGGCATCGTGCTTTCCGACCAGGTCCTGAAGGTCGACGCCTTCCTGAACCACCAGATCGACCCGGCCCTGATGAAGCTGATCGGCGACGAATTCGCCTCGCTGTTCAAGGATTCCGGCATCACCAAGATCGTCACCATCGAAGCCTCGGGCATCGCCCCGGCGATCATGACCGGTCTGAATCTCGGCGTGCCGGTGATCTTCGCCCGCAAGCAACAGTCCCTGACCCTGACTGAAAACCTGCTGTCGGCGACCGTTTACTCGTTCACCAAGAAAACCGAAAGCACCGTGGCCATTTCCCCGCGTCACCTGACCAGCAGCGACCGCGTGCTGATCATCGACGACTTCCTGGCCAACGGTAAGGCGTCCCAGGCGCTGATTTCGATCATCAAGCAGGCCGGCGCCACCGTGGCGGGCCTGGGCATCGTGATCGAGAAGTCGTTCCAGGGCGGCCGTGCAGAGCTGGATTCCCAGGGTTACCGCGTCGAGTCGCTGGCTCGCGTGAAGTCGCTGAAGGATGGCGTGGTGACTTTCATCGAGTAA
- a CDS encoding acetyl-CoA hydrolase/transferase C-terminal domain-containing protein, which yields MVQLCSIEQAVDDVLARLPAHIHMGLPLGLGKPNPFVNALYRRLAGLPERQLTIYTALCLGRPALGDGLQKRFIEPFVERVFGDYPELEFLADLRRDSLPGNIRIEQFFMQPGSLLNSAPAQQDYVSSNYSHAARDINAAGLNLVAQLLASSSEHPDRVSLSCNPDITLDLFPMIAKRRAAGETILLVGQVHTELPYMPGDAEVDIDTFDLLIDEKDSSTLFSTPNMPVGFQDHFIGLHASTLVRDGGTLQIGIGSMGDALTAALLARQADNAGYRELLADVNLSQWAQLIEREGGVEPFAKGLYGCSEMFVNGLLVLADAGIIRRKVYPDVQTQEQANAGTLDEAAQTDGISVHGGFFLGPRSFYERLRELPHSKRLEFNMTRISYINELYGQEELKRLQRIDARFINTAFTMTLLGAGVSDQLQDGRVLSGVGGQYNFVAQGHALHDARSILLLRSWRESGGDVSSNIVWEYGHCTIPRHLRDIVVTEYGIADLRGKSDAVVIEALLNISDSRFQQGLIEQAQKVGKLPKDFRLDPRFTDNTPHRLQAIAARHPNLFPEYPLGCDFTEVEKDLLRALNWLKSKFKLTEILELGKAALDAPDAVLYPEHLARMQLTDPEGLKEDLFQRLLLTGLKATAQ from the coding sequence ATGGTGCAGTTGTGTTCGATCGAACAGGCAGTGGACGACGTACTGGCGCGGTTGCCGGCGCATATCCACATGGGCTTGCCGCTGGGGCTGGGAAAACCCAATCCCTTCGTCAACGCGCTGTACCGGCGGCTGGCCGGATTGCCCGAACGGCAACTGACGATCTACACCGCGCTGTGTCTCGGCCGTCCAGCGTTGGGGGACGGTTTGCAGAAGCGCTTCATCGAGCCCTTCGTCGAACGGGTGTTCGGTGATTACCCGGAGCTGGAATTCCTCGCCGACCTGCGCCGCGACAGCCTGCCGGGCAACATCCGCATCGAACAGTTCTTCATGCAGCCCGGCAGCCTGCTCAACAGCGCGCCGGCTCAGCAGGACTACGTCAGCAGCAACTACAGCCATGCCGCTCGCGACATCAACGCCGCCGGGTTGAACCTGGTGGCGCAGTTGCTCGCCAGCAGCAGCGAACATCCCGATCGCGTGAGCCTGAGCTGCAACCCGGACATCACCCTCGACCTGTTCCCGATGATCGCCAAACGTCGGGCAGCGGGGGAGACCATTCTGCTGGTCGGTCAGGTGCACACCGAGCTGCCGTACATGCCGGGCGATGCCGAAGTCGACATCGATACTTTCGACCTGCTGATCGACGAGAAGGACAGCAGCACGCTGTTTTCCACACCGAACATGCCCGTCGGCTTTCAGGATCATTTCATCGGTCTGCACGCCAGTACGCTGGTGCGCGACGGCGGCACCTTGCAGATCGGCATCGGCTCGATGGGCGATGCCCTGACCGCTGCGTTGCTGGCGCGGCAGGCCGACAATGCCGGCTACCGTGAGTTGCTGGCCGATGTGAACCTCAGCCAGTGGGCGCAACTGATCGAACGCGAAGGCGGGGTCGAGCCATTCGCCAAAGGGCTTTACGGTTGCAGCGAAATGTTCGTCAACGGCCTGCTGGTGCTGGCGGACGCCGGGATCATCCGGCGCAAGGTCTACCCGGACGTGCAGACCCAGGAACAGGCCAATGCCGGTACCCTCGACGAGGCGGCGCAAACCGACGGTATTTCGGTGCACGGCGGCTTCTTCCTCGGGCCGCGCAGTTTCTATGAGCGACTGCGTGAGCTGCCCCACAGTAAACGCCTTGAATTCAACATGACTCGCATCAGTTACATCAACGAGCTGTACGGTCAGGAAGAACTCAAACGCCTGCAACGCATTGATGCGCGATTCATCAACACCGCATTCACCATGACCCTGCTCGGGGCCGGGGTGTCCGATCAGTTACAGGATGGCCGGGTGCTCAGCGGCGTCGGCGGGCAATACAACTTCGTCGCCCAGGGCCATGCGCTGCACGATGCGCGATCGATTTTGCTGCTACGCAGCTGGCGCGAATCCGGCGGCGATGTCAGTTCGAACATTGTCTGGGAATATGGCCATTGCACGATTCCCCGGCACCTGCGCGACATCGTGGTCACCGAGTACGGCATCGCCGATCTGCGCGGCAAGTCGGATGCGGTTGTGATCGAAGCGTTGCTCAATATCAGCGACTCACGCTTCCAGCAGGGCTTGATCGAGCAGGCGCAGAAGGTCGGCAAGCTGCCGAAGGATTTCCGTCTCGATCCGCGCTTTACCGACAACACCCCGCACCGCTTGCAGGCGATTGCCGCACGGCATCCGAACCTGTTTCCGGAGTATCCGCTGGGCTGCGATTTCACTGAGGTCGAGAAGGATCTACTGCGGGCGCTGAACTGGCTGAAGAGCAAGTTCAAGCTGACGGAGATTCTGGAGTTGGGCAAGGCCGCGCTGGATGCGCCGGATGCGGTGTTGTACCCGGAGCACTTGGCGCGCATGCAGCTCACTGATCCGGAAGGTCTGAAGGAAGACCTGTTTCAGCGGTTGCTGCTCACTGGGCTGAAGGCCACTGCGCAATAA
- a CDS encoding c-type cytochrome, with amino-acid sequence MKMLAAPATVLALWAVSAQAATNDDIAKRLEPVGQVCVQGQECKGMEVAASAGGGGGAKTPDEVIAKHCNACHGTGLLGAPKIGDTAAWKDRADHQGGLDGILAKAITGINSMPPKGTCADCSDDELKGAIQKMSGLK; translated from the coding sequence ATGAAAATGCTGGCTGCACCAGCAACCGTACTGGCCCTCTGGGCTGTCAGCGCTCAAGCTGCGACGAATGACGACATTGCCAAACGCCTCGAGCCTGTCGGCCAGGTGTGTGTTCAAGGGCAAGAGTGCAAGGGGATGGAAGTCGCTGCTTCGGCAGGCGGCGGTGGTGGCGCCAAGACGCCGGACGAAGTGATTGCCAAACATTGCAACGCTTGCCACGGCACCGGCCTGCTGGGTGCGCCGAAAATCGGTGACACAGCGGCCTGGAAAGACCGCGCCGATCATCAGGGCGGCCTCGACGGCATCCTCGCCAAGGCGATTACCGGTATCAACTCCATGCCGCCGAAAGGCACCTGCGCCGACTGCTCGGATGACGAGCTGAAGGGTGCGATCCAGAAAATGTCCGGCCTGAAATAA
- a CDS encoding cupin domain-containing protein has translation MDVGERLQSIRKLKGLSQRELAKRAGVTNSTISMIEKNSVSPSISSLRKVLGGIPMSMVEFFSEEILQEKPTQIVYKANELIDISDGAVTMKLVGRAHPSRAIAFLNEIYPPGADTGEEMLTHEGEETGILVEGRLELVVGLETFILEAGDSYYFESTKPHRFRNPFDAPARLISAATPANF, from the coding sequence TTGGACGTCGGTGAACGACTGCAATCGATCCGCAAGCTCAAAGGGCTTTCCCAGCGTGAACTCGCCAAGCGCGCGGGCGTCACCAACAGCACCATATCGATGATCGAAAAGAATAGCGTCAGCCCTTCGATCAGTTCGTTGAGGAAAGTGCTGGGCGGGATTCCCATGTCCATGGTCGAGTTCTTTTCCGAAGAAATCCTCCAGGAAAAACCGACTCAGATCGTCTACAAGGCCAACGAGCTGATCGACATTTCCGACGGCGCCGTGACCATGAAACTGGTCGGCCGTGCCCACCCGAGTCGGGCCATCGCGTTTCTCAACGAAATCTATCCGCCGGGCGCCGACACTGGCGAAGAAATGCTCACCCATGAAGGCGAGGAAACCGGGATTCTGGTGGAAGGGCGTCTGGAACTGGTGGTGGGCCTTGAAACTTTTATTCTCGAAGCCGGCGACAGCTACTACTTTGAAAGTACCAAGCCGCATCGATTCCGTAATCCGTTTGACGCACCGGCGCGACTAATCAGCGCAGCCACGCCGGCGAATTTTTAA
- the alr gene encoding alanine racemase → MRPARALIDLEALRHNYRLAREVTGAKALAVIKADAYGHGAVRCAQALEVEADGFAVACIEEALELRAAGIRAPVLLLEGFFEADELALIVEHDFWCVVHSLWQLEAIEQASLSKPITVWLKLDSGMHRVGLHPKDYPAAYQRLLASGKVAKVVLMSHFARADELHEQSSADQVAVFEAARQGLAAEVSLRNSPAVLGWPQIHSDWVRPGIMLYGATPFEEANAVAERLQPVMTLESKVISVRELPAGEPVGYGAKFITDKPMRIGVVAMGYADGYPRQAPTGTPVLVAGKRSRILGRVSMDMLCIDLTDVPQAGLGSTVELWGKNILASDVAKWADTIPYQIFCNLRRVPRLYSEG, encoded by the coding sequence ATGCGTCCTGCCCGTGCCCTGATCGATCTAGAAGCCCTGCGTCACAACTACCGTCTCGCCCGTGAAGTGACCGGTGCCAAGGCACTGGCGGTGATCAAGGCCGATGCCTACGGTCATGGCGCTGTGCGCTGCGCCCAGGCGTTGGAGGTCGAAGCGGATGGCTTTGCTGTAGCGTGCATCGAAGAAGCCCTGGAGTTGCGTGCCGCCGGGATTCGTGCGCCGGTGCTGTTGCTTGAAGGCTTTTTCGAGGCCGATGAGCTGGCGCTGATCGTCGAGCATGATTTCTGGTGCGTGGTGCATTCGCTGTGGCAGCTCGAAGCGATCGAGCAGGCGTCCCTGAGTAAACCGATCACCGTATGGCTGAAGCTTGATTCGGGCATGCACCGCGTTGGCTTGCATCCGAAGGATTATCCGGCGGCTTACCAGCGTTTGCTGGCCAGCGGCAAAGTGGCGAAAGTCGTGCTGATGAGCCACTTCGCCCGGGCCGATGAACTGCATGAGCAGAGCAGTGCCGATCAGGTTGCCGTATTCGAGGCTGCGCGTCAGGGCCTGGCGGCCGAAGTCAGCCTGCGCAACTCGCCGGCGGTGCTGGGCTGGCCGCAGATTCACAGCGACTGGGTGCGCCCGGGCATCATGCTCTACGGCGCCACCCCGTTCGAAGAAGCCAACGCCGTGGCCGAGCGCCTGCAACCGGTGATGACCCTGGAATCGAAAGTCATCAGTGTGCGCGAACTGCCGGCCGGCGAACCGGTGGGTTACGGCGCAAAATTCATCACCGACAAACCGATGCGCATCGGCGTGGTCGCCATGGGTTACGCCGACGGTTATCCGCGCCAGGCGCCGACCGGCACCCCGGTGCTGGTGGCCGGCAAACGCAGCCGCATTCTTGGCCGCGTGTCGATGGACATGCTCTGCATCGACCTGACCGACGTGCCGCAAGCAGGTCTGGGTTCGACCGTCGAGCTGTGGGGCAAGAACATCCTCGCCAGCGACGTGGCGAAGTGGGCGGACACCATTCCGTACCAGATTTTCTGCAACCTGCGTCGGGTGCCAAGGCTCTATTCCGAGGGTTGA
- a CDS encoding RidA family protein: protein MAIQRQLTNERMSQIVSHNGTVYLSGQVGDDFNAGVEQQTRDVLANIERLLDLAGTDKQHLLSATIYLNDIEAHFAGMNSVWDQWLPKGAAPARATVEAKMAKPSILVEISIVAALP from the coding sequence ATGGCAATCCAGCGCCAGCTCACCAATGAGCGCATGAGTCAGATCGTCAGCCACAACGGTACGGTGTATCTGTCCGGGCAGGTCGGCGATGACTTCAACGCCGGGGTCGAACAACAGACCCGCGACGTACTCGCCAATATCGAGCGTCTGCTGGACCTGGCCGGCACCGATAAACAGCATCTGCTGTCGGCAACGATCTACCTGAACGACATCGAGGCGCACTTTGCCGGCATGAATTCGGTGTGGGATCAGTGGCTGCCCAAAGGTGCAGCACCGGCCCGTGCCACTGTCGAAGCGAAGATGGCCAAGCCGAGCATTCTGGTGGAAATCTCTATCGTTGCCGCGCTGCCGTAA
- the dadA gene encoding D-amino acid dehydrogenase — translation MRVMVLGSGVIGTASAYYLARAGFEVVVVDRQPAAAMETSFANAGQVSPGYASPWAAPGVPLKAIKWLLQRHAPLAIKATADIDQYLWMAQMLRNCTANRYAVNKERMVRLSEYSRDCLDELRAETGIAYEGRSLGTTQLFRTQAQLDGAAKDIAVLKESGVPFEVLDRAGIARVEPALASVTDILAGALRLPNDQTGDCQIFTTRLAEMAVNLGVEFRFGQDIQRLDFAGDRINGVWIDGKLETADRYVLALGSYSPQLLKPLGIKAPVYPLKGYSLTVPITNPAMAPTSTILDETYKVAITRFDNRIRVGGMAEIAGFDLSLNPRRRETLEMIVNDLYPQGGNLAEASFWTGLRPTTPDGTPIVGATPFKNLFLNTGHGTLGWTMACGSGRLLADLMAKKKPQISAEGLDISRYGNKIQESAKHGNPAPAHQ, via the coding sequence ATGCGCGTTATGGTCTTGGGTAGCGGCGTCATCGGTACCGCCAGTGCTTACTATCTGGCCCGTGCCGGGTTTGAAGTGGTGGTGGTCGATCGGCAGCCAGCCGCGGCCATGGAGACCAGCTTCGCCAACGCAGGCCAGGTCTCGCCGGGCTATGCCTCGCCGTGGGCTGCGCCGGGCGTTCCCCTCAAGGCCATCAAATGGCTGCTGCAACGCCACGCGCCGCTGGCGATCAAGGCCACCGCCGACATCGACCAATACCTGTGGATGGCGCAGATGCTGCGCAACTGCACCGCCAACCGTTACGCGGTGAACAAGGAGCGCATGGTGCGTCTGTCCGAGTACAGCCGCGACTGCCTCGACGAATTGCGCGCCGAAACCGGCATTGCCTACGAAGGCCGCAGCCTGGGCACCACCCAGCTGTTCCGCACTCAGGCCCAGCTTGATGGCGCCGCCAAGGACATCGCCGTCCTGAAAGAATCCGGTGTGCCGTTCGAAGTGCTTGACCGCGCCGGTATTGCCCGCGTCGAGCCGGCCCTGGCCAGCGTCACCGATATCCTCGCCGGTGCCCTGCGTCTGCCGAACGACCAGACCGGCGACTGCCAGATCTTCACCACCCGCCTCGCCGAAATGGCCGTGAATCTGGGTGTGGAATTCCGCTTCGGCCAGGACATCCAGCGCCTCGACTTCGCCGGTGACCGCATCAACGGCGTGTGGATCGACGGCAAGCTGGAAACCGCCGACCGCTACGTGCTGGCCCTCGGCAGCTACTCGCCGCAACTGCTCAAGCCGCTGGGTATCAAGGCCCCGGTTTACCCGCTCAAGGGTTACTCGCTGACCGTGCCGATCACCAACCCGGCCATGGCCCCGACTTCGACCATTCTCGATGAGACCTACAAGGTCGCGATCACCCGTTTCGACAACCGCATCCGCGTCGGCGGCATGGCGGAGATCGCCGGTTTTGACCTCTCGCTGAACCCGCGTCGGCGCGAAACCCTGGAGATGATCGTCAACGACCTTTATCCTCAGGGCGGTAATCTGGCCGAGGCGAGTTTCTGGACCGGCCTGCGTCCAACCACGCCGGACGGCACTCCGATTGTCGGCGCCACCCCGTTCAAGAACCTGTTTTTGAACACCGGTCACGGCACGCTCGGGTGGACCATGGCATGCGGTTCCGGTCGCTTGCTGGCTGACCTGATGGCGAAGAAAAAGCCGCAGATCAGCGCCGAAGGCCTCGATATTTCCCGTTATGGCAACAAGATCCAGGAGTCCGCAAAGCATGGCAATCCAGCGCCAGCTCACCAATGA
- a CDS encoding Lrp/AsnC ligand binding domain-containing protein: MRTNTQTKRELDKIDRNILRILQADGRISFTELGEKVGLSTTPCTERVRRLEREGIIMGYNARLNPQHLKGSLLVFVEISLDYKSGDTFEEFRRAVLKLPHVLECHLVSGDFDYLVKARISEMASYRKLLGDILLKLPHVRESKSYIVMEEVKESLSLPIPD; the protein is encoded by the coding sequence ATGCGTACCAACACTCAGACCAAACGTGAGCTGGACAAGATCGACCGCAACATCTTGCGGATCCTGCAGGCGGACGGGCGGATTTCATTCACTGAACTGGGCGAGAAGGTCGGGCTCTCCACCACACCGTGCACCGAGCGGGTGCGACGCCTGGAGCGTGAGGGGATCATCATGGGCTACAACGCCCGCCTGAATCCGCAGCACTTGAAGGGTAGTCTGCTGGTGTTCGTCGAGATCAGTCTCGACTACAAATCCGGCGATACTTTCGAAGAGTTCCGACGTGCGGTGCTGAAATTGCCCCACGTGCTGGAATGCCACCTGGTGTCAGGGGATTTCGACTATCTGGTGAAGGCGCGGATTTCCGAGATGGCCTCGTACCGCAAGCTGCTGGGCGACATCCTGCTGAAGCTGCCCCACGTGCGCGAATCCAAGAGCTACATCGTGATGGAAGAAGTGAAAGAGAGCCTGAGCCTGCCGATTCCGGACTGA
- a CDS encoding YkgJ family cysteine cluster protein, whose amino-acid sequence MSCNSQKIRTLRQQIPTFECVPGCHDCCGPVTTSPEEMSRLPRKTRAEQDAAMEELNCVHLGPNGCTVYDERPLICRLFGTTQTLPCPNGRRPVELIHPRVEKQVFEYMAENRQVLV is encoded by the coding sequence ATGAGCTGCAACAGTCAGAAAATCCGCACCCTGCGTCAGCAGATTCCCACGTTCGAGTGCGTGCCGGGCTGCCATGACTGTTGCGGGCCGGTGACCACCTCACCCGAGGAAATGTCCCGCCTCCCGCGCAAGACCCGCGCCGAACAGGACGCGGCCATGGAAGAGCTCAACTGTGTGCACCTGGGGCCGAACGGCTGCACGGTGTATGACGAGCGGCCACTGATATGTCGGTTGTTCGGCACCACCCAGACCCTGCCGTGCCCCAACGGCCGGCGGCCGGTGGAGCTGATTCACCCGAGGGTCGAGAAGCAGGTGTTCGAGTACATGGCGGAAAACCGACAGGTGCTGGTCTGA